Proteins found in one Butyrivibrio proteoclasticus B316 genomic segment:
- a CDS encoding ParM/StbA family protein has translation MNTKDYKIKTIFKACNNRPSVELNANVWNIGIDIGYSGVKVMAPNTLVCFPSFAREAQGSTSFNLSVAPEDNTSIRYRDENGQEWLVGAAAQDSISASDTTAGSLSAYGRHRYYSPMFKVLFRTGIAAGLTQNQYGDPEGKLINIQTGLPPRYLNDETDLRDVIMTEHHFEVKFGDGPWKKYDIDLKSDNNIMPALAQPIGTLVSIATNKNFQPSQSAAAYFTQKMLLMDGGFGTMDYVPIKKGQVTLAECETDETLGMKRVLSDTATEIFKQYGFEVSVPAMQQYLETGVVPAKTGRVYKKMPFDELLEKNSRRICELAINKAMDVYPLQEYHGLIITGGTCAAWSNFIRENEFFREGDVIEIISGNQGDPDLPYIFSNVRGYYIFGMTNYRG, from the coding sequence ATGAATACAAAGGATTACAAAATCAAAACAATATTTAAGGCCTGCAATAACAGACCTTCCGTAGAGCTAAATGCTAACGTATGGAATATCGGTATAGATATCGGCTATTCAGGCGTAAAGGTAATGGCTCCAAATACACTTGTATGCTTCCCTTCATTTGCAAGAGAAGCGCAGGGCAGCACATCTTTTAATTTGAGCGTTGCCCCAGAGGATAACACTTCAATAAGATATAGAGATGAAAATGGCCAGGAATGGCTCGTAGGAGCTGCTGCTCAGGATTCAATCTCTGCATCTGACACAACTGCAGGTTCATTATCTGCATATGGAAGGCACCGCTATTATTCACCAATGTTTAAGGTGCTCTTTAGAACAGGCATTGCCGCAGGCCTTACACAGAATCAGTATGGAGACCCGGAAGGTAAGCTTATCAATATCCAGACAGGTCTTCCTCCAAGATATCTTAATGATGAAACAGACCTTAGAGATGTGATCATGACAGAGCATCATTTTGAGGTTAAATTTGGAGATGGTCCTTGGAAAAAATATGATATCGACCTTAAGTCTGATAACAATATTATGCCAGCACTTGCTCAGCCAATCGGAACGCTGGTTTCTATCGCGACAAATAAGAATTTCCAGCCTTCACAGAGTGCTGCTGCGTACTTTACTCAAAAGATGCTTCTTATGGATGGCGGATTTGGAACAATGGATTATGTTCCTATCAAAAAGGGACAGGTTACGCTTGCTGAGTGTGAAACTGATGAGACACTTGGAATGAAAAGGGTTCTTTCTGATACTGCAACTGAAATTTTTAAGCAGTATGGTTTTGAAGTATCTGTCCCAGCAATGCAGCAGTATCTGGAGACAGGAGTTGTTCCTGCAAAAACGGGCAGGGTATACAAGAAGATGCCTTTTGACGAGCTGCTTGAAAAGAATAGCAGAAGGATTTGCGAGCTGGCCATCAATAAGGCTATGGATGTATATCCTCTTCAGGAATATCACGGACTTATCATTACTGGCGGCACATGTGCAGCTTGGAGTAATTTCATAAGAGAAAACGAGTTCTTTAGAGAAGGCGATGTCATCGAGATCATTTCCGGCAATCAGGGTGATCCTGATCTTCCATACATTTTTTCAAACGTTCGCGGATACTATATATTCGGAATGACTAATTACAGAGGCTGA
- a CDS encoding putative sodium/potassium/calcium exchanger yields the protein MDETKIASAVEKRLFKIFQQMVTEWSIQRKEHLNAQFKADALEDSGKFAAMKQDVIDHPDKYRSLSLEFGNEQEFEQLLKDNGIQYLHVEGSAAEHEPGGYIISNDDYEKIKNDPRIQFNHQYTKEQEEEYKNSQGDDEHDDDERDDNDPHEEKPGENDEKKDPHDNKGDRSEDEKGDEPHPEETPGEHDEDETHDEQESHEDEEPVSPEESESERADDDKENESHGDDEIGDEEEPSLGEDSKDVTSEEEIDEEHELGEDEHSENEEPEESLEETLEETHDEENSEEYEEPSEEYPQDEQEVQEDVQNEEPGEEPNTTEEQPEEPQIEEPAEENTDENIEDTYEEPETNEPSEETHDEDNQEIYDEPVADAPQEYPAEQTYEEPTAEEVLPEPEHEEYPAETETYDSQDISETEENEPGSSSAQEDIAEDYSSVENDSHIDDTQGDSAAKQSFDNEAEMMAREEEELRKLQEYYAAQAQDQNPPGGPPNGPENNNSPTPPDDPNDSQMQAMVDNPYDSFGMAIAAGNSEDTPFVVSDDILIDKNSGRSRDSFEKATMDALTGDAKDAVDSSSYGTGMTYLEQYGASVDSLSAGLGGILEVRDSIQNNLSQRDIEVMSMLMMDTDSNFKGFNFSTATAMEQSGDDVMKFLKQNKYVESHSIPGFRGTTVADARQQYGRDQYGASTLRVGGRYVTGDRNAATNHEFALKNTQHLANKHNMGLKKGDRAYITQSDIVHLHQSLTANNARAVKDFTNAFDAHKAGKDANDRNVGGGKLFGIKNNAQLKKAMNQDETYQALNKPAMLLSRADQIAQGGTQILSIVNENKALRYTRRQKSYQDRIKRLKKRGAPQDRIDAARRKAKQMKDAKKQARRRADRWADRNERIKGLKGRAKKHLKNGAKRVLKRTHVGRAILRVRAIQNNIRIAVVQRFRRTLMGRFFSGFSKLKRAIIRHIITFLKPFIGMIVAAIWLYIKFAIGLLSIALILDMITGFFFANSDEEDDPRYEEIQSTIMGNVYYGLLENEASWAHYLKFELIKPGDALHLDFLSGKYSDWLPDGNVDFDHFRMSSEDYVTEIIETEYQLEEWGEGLFDGAYTQSGAAKGPEPFPNAPEGSNTIEDPGAYKWIRLLDGGVEVRFRGIGDVSAGLTSNVKEIVAMAMTAQTQSDKAAEDYEYAEDDLGESNNFLKKAGVFASRAWNAIKKFVSAAVQGIARAINNLLRTIPAYDDWWVQQVEKQRTKMYMLYCAPLFNYSHTEEYSLQMALHPTLRTMETWAAEHPETLSTDQGEQDTAYTWGEMCSGIVDQRETDLTGYYDEAAGDYLGTKTGPRDKVPSGKPNYHGYGCKEFDQFAYKYDSDNDLYYEDEYCPSVEPAAKASPEMESDVCVAPGSDGERWVQVTVEYGNSDCWLYVGVVADDGNVEAEATWSPDEIPFVTEVVGDSYGYSEIYSPDGGMTYVVKVLKELVDSYTDENGVEHNIYHVYEYAWSHNCQADHTGYYCGGHFKVIVTGGVYHMTKAMRIHDKTQYTSKMTEEEEIAEAVEGGLINEHAAYDDEGNVKATFHTLYDNETGEPFYVEYVGGDIEEPTQQARDASRDLFDVDASFTHKYGTVSKWSPSAQSADNFIGWDIIHIDSAASKLDDNWEDLYNIKMTGTVGGENDGTATGLATQITNSEQIEILARLDELYKDDPSWPARRNAIVTALRYVGKIGYSQKHHGDSLSDGGLNDCSGYVSRCWYDVLQKTYSTASFWSSGLPHRKFDGAIKPGDILLHYDGAIGDGAGDHALIYIGIDPVTGKHVSVDCTGGGTYYRSRSDSYYQQCYYIPMDLVLGL from the coding sequence ATGGACGAGACCAAGATTGCATCTGCGGTTGAAAAAAGACTGTTTAAAATCTTCCAGCAGATGGTAACTGAATGGAGCATTCAGCGTAAGGAACATCTAAACGCACAGTTTAAAGCGGATGCTCTTGAGGATAGTGGCAAATTTGCTGCAATGAAACAGGATGTCATCGATCATCCTGATAAATACAGAAGCCTTAGCCTTGAATTTGGTAATGAGCAGGAGTTTGAACAGCTTCTTAAGGATAATGGCATCCAGTATCTTCATGTCGAAGGCTCTGCTGCTGAACATGAGCCCGGAGGATATATTATCTCCAATGATGATTATGAAAAGATAAAGAATGATCCAAGGATCCAGTTTAATCATCAGTACACCAAGGAACAGGAAGAAGAATACAAAAATTCCCAGGGCGATGATGAACATGATGATGACGAAAGAGATGATAATGACCCTCATGAAGAAAAACCAGGGGAAAATGACGAAAAGAAAGACCCTCATGACAACAAGGGTGATCGCAGTGAAGATGAAAAAGGCGATGAACCTCATCCAGAAGAGACCCCCGGCGAACATGATGAAGATGAAACCCATGACGAACAGGAATCTCATGAAGATGAAGAACCTGTAAGCCCTGAGGAGTCTGAATCCGAAAGAGCGGATGATGATAAAGAAAATGAATCACATGGTGATGATGAGATAGGAGATGAAGAAGAGCCTTCTTTAGGTGAGGATTCCAAGGATGTTACCAGCGAGGAGGAAATAGACGAGGAACATGAGCTGGGAGAAGATGAGCATTCTGAAAACGAGGAGCCTGAAGAATCTCTGGAAGAAACTCTTGAGGAAACTCATGATGAGGAAAACTCAGAAGAATACGAAGAGCCCTCAGAAGAATATCCACAAGATGAGCAGGAAGTCCAGGAAGATGTTCAAAACGAGGAACCTGGTGAGGAACCGAATACTACAGAAGAACAGCCTGAAGAACCTCAAATAGAAGAGCCGGCTGAAGAAAATACAGATGAGAATATCGAGGATACTTACGAAGAACCGGAAACGAACGAGCCCTCAGAAGAAACTCATGATGAAGATAATCAGGAAATATATGATGAACCTGTAGCAGATGCTCCCCAGGAATACCCTGCAGAACAGACATATGAAGAGCCTACCGCCGAAGAAGTTTTGCCTGAGCCAGAACATGAAGAATATCCTGCAGAAACTGAAACATATGACTCACAGGATATATCAGAAACAGAGGAAAATGAACCGGGAAGCTCAAGCGCACAGGAAGATATTGCCGAGGATTATTCATCTGTAGAAAACGATTCACATATAGATGATACACAGGGCGATTCAGCTGCCAAACAGTCGTTTGATAATGAAGCTGAAATGATGGCTCGCGAGGAAGAAGAACTTAGAAAGCTTCAGGAATATTATGCCGCTCAGGCGCAGGACCAGAATCCTCCAGGCGGACCTCCAAATGGACCGGAAAATAATAATTCTCCAACGCCTCCTGACGACCCAAACGATTCCCAGATGCAGGCTATGGTAGATAACCCTTACGATAGCTTTGGCATGGCTATTGCAGCCGGGAACTCTGAAGATACGCCATTTGTTGTGTCTGATGATATCCTTATAGATAAAAACAGTGGCCGTTCAAGAGATTCGTTTGAAAAGGCTACTATGGATGCGCTGACCGGAGATGCGAAAGATGCCGTTGACAGTTCATCATACGGTACTGGTATGACATATCTGGAACAGTATGGCGCGAGTGTAGATTCACTTTCAGCCGGACTTGGTGGAATCCTTGAAGTAAGAGATTCAATCCAAAACAATCTGTCGCAGCGTGACATTGAAGTAATGTCAATGCTTATGATGGATACCGACTCCAACTTTAAGGGATTTAATTTCTCGACAGCAACTGCAATGGAGCAGTCTGGCGATGATGTGATGAAATTTCTTAAGCAGAATAAATATGTTGAATCGCATAGTATTCCCGGCTTTAGAGGTACAACCGTTGCGGATGCAAGGCAGCAGTATGGAAGAGATCAGTATGGTGCAAGCACACTTCGTGTAGGTGGAAGATATGTAACCGGCGACCGCAATGCTGCCACAAACCACGAATTTGCTCTAAAAAATACTCAGCATCTTGCAAATAAGCATAACATGGGACTTAAAAAAGGCGACAGGGCTTATATAACACAGTCAGATATCGTCCATCTGCACCAGTCCCTTACTGCAAATAACGCAAGAGCGGTTAAAGACTTTACAAATGCCTTCGATGCTCATAAAGCAGGAAAAGATGCTAACGACAGAAATGTCGGAGGCGGAAAGCTCTTTGGTATAAAGAATAACGCCCAACTTAAAAAGGCCATGAATCAGGATGAAACATATCAGGCGCTGAACAAGCCTGCAATGCTTCTTTCCAGAGCTGACCAGATTGCACAGGGTGGTACACAGATCCTTAGTATTGTCAATGAAAACAAGGCTTTAAGATACACAAGACGTCAGAAATCATATCAGGACAGAATAAAAAGGCTTAAAAAGAGAGGTGCCCCTCAGGATCGTATCGATGCTGCAAGAAGAAAAGCAAAACAGATGAAGGATGCTAAAAAACAGGCACGAAGAAGAGCCGATAGGTGGGCAGATAGAAATGAACGTATCAAAGGTCTTAAAGGAAGAGCCAAAAAGCATTTAAAAAATGGCGCCAAAAGAGTATTAAAAAGAACACATGTCGGAAGAGCTATACTGCGCGTGAGAGCTATCCAGAATAATATCAGAATTGCCGTGGTTCAGAGATTTAGACGAACTCTTATGGGAAGGTTTTTTTCTGGGTTCTCAAAGTTAAAAAGGGCCATTATAAGACATATAATCACATTCCTTAAACCTTTTATTGGAATGATCGTTGCTGCTATATGGCTTTATATCAAGTTTGCAATAGGACTTCTTAGTATAGCGCTTATCCTCGACATGATCACAGGATTTTTCTTTGCAAACAGCGATGAAGAGGATGACCCAAGATATGAAGAGATACAGTCGACTATCATGGGTAATGTATATTACGGCCTTTTGGAAAATGAGGCTTCATGGGCACATTATTTAAAATTCGAGCTAATTAAGCCAGGCGATGCCCTGCATCTTGATTTCCTGTCAGGCAAGTATTCAGACTGGCTTCCTGACGGAAACGTAGACTTTGATCACTTCAGAATGAGTTCTGAAGATTACGTAACAGAGATTATTGAAACGGAATATCAGCTCGAAGAATGGGGCGAAGGATTATTTGACGGAGCCTATACACAATCAGGAGCTGCAAAAGGACCGGAGCCATTTCCTAATGCGCCGGAAGGCTCAAATACAATTGAGGATCCGGGAGCATATAAATGGATAAGACTTCTCGACGGTGGCGTCGAAGTAAGGTTCAGGGGAATTGGAGATGTTTCTGCAGGTCTTACAAGCAATGTAAAAGAGATTGTAGCAATGGCAATGACCGCGCAGACACAAAGCGATAAAGCTGCTGAAGATTATGAATATGCGGAGGATGATTTAGGGGAATCTAACAACTTCTTAAAAAAAGCAGGAGTGTTTGCATCAAGAGCCTGGAATGCGATTAAAAAATTTGTGAGTGCAGCGGTACAGGGTATCGCCAGAGCTATAAATAATCTTTTGAGAACAATCCCAGCATATGATGACTGGTGGGTTCAGCAGGTTGAAAAACAGCGAACTAAAATGTACATGCTTTACTGTGCTCCATTATTTAATTACTCCCATACTGAGGAATATTCTCTTCAGATGGCACTTCATCCAACTCTCAGAACAATGGAGACATGGGCAGCAGAGCACCCGGAAACACTTTCTACTGATCAGGGAGAACAGGATACTGCATATACCTGGGGTGAAATGTGTTCGGGCATTGTAGACCAGAGAGAAACTGATCTGACAGGATATTATGATGAAGCAGCTGGCGATTATCTTGGTACTAAAACCGGACCAAGAGACAAAGTCCCAAGTGGCAAGCCTAATTACCATGGCTACGGATGCAAGGAGTTTGATCAGTTTGCTTATAAGTATGACAGCGATAATGACCTGTACTACGAAGACGAGTATTGTCCATCAGTTGAGCCTGCTGCAAAAGCAAGCCCTGAAATGGAAAGTGATGTCTGTGTCGCTCCTGGAAGTGATGGTGAAAGATGGGTTCAGGTAACTGTCGAATATGGTAACAGCGATTGCTGGTTATATGTTGGAGTTGTTGCCGATGATGGTAATGTCGAAGCAGAAGCTACTTGGAGTCCAGATGAAATTCCATTCGTAACCGAGGTTGTCGGAGACAGTTATGGTTATTCAGAAATCTATAGTCCAGACGGCGGAATGACATATGTTGTAAAGGTATTAAAAGAGCTCGTAGACAGCTATACAGACGAAAATGGCGTAGAACATAACATCTATCATGTTTATGAGTATGCATGGTCTCATAACTGCCAAGCCGATCATACCGGATACTACTGTGGCGGACATTTCAAGGTTATTGTTACTGGCGGTGTATATCACATGACAAAGGCTATGAGAATACACGATAAGACACAGTATACTTCAAAGATGACTGAAGAAGAGGAGATCGCAGAAGCAGTAGAAGGCGGACTTATCAACGAACATGCTGCATATGACGATGAAGGAAATGTTAAAGCTACTTTCCATACTCTGTACGATAATGAAACAGGAGAACCATTTTATGTAGAATATGTAGGCGGAGATATTGAGGAGCCTACCCAGCAGGCAAGAGATGCATCAAGAGATCTGTTTGATGTAGATGCGTCATTTACCCATAAATATGGTACCGTTTCAAAGTGGAGTCCATCTGCTCAATCTGCTGATAACTTTATTGGATGGGATATCATACATATAGATTCTGCAGCAAGTAAGCTTGATGATAACTGGGAAGATCTTTATAACATCAAGATGACAGGAACTGTCGGTGGCGAAAATGACGGAACTGCCACAGGCCTTGCTACACAGATTACAAATTCCGAACAGATTGAAATTCTTGCAAGACTAGATGAGTTATATAAAGACGATCCGTCATGGCCAGCAAGAAGAAATGCAATAGTTACCGCACTCAGATATGTTGGAAAGATCGGATACTCACAAAAACATCACGGAGATTCACTTTCAGATGGAGGTCTTAATGACTGTTCAGGATATGTATCAAGATGCTGGTATGACGTACTGCAAAAGACATATTCTACAGCAAGCTTCTGGTCATCAGGACTTCCTCACAGAAAGTTTGATGGCGCGATAAAACCCGGAGATATCCTTCTTCACTATGACGGAGCTATCGGAGATGGCGCGGGAGATCATGCCCTTATCTACATAGGTATTGATCCTGTTACAGGAAAACATGTAAGTGTAGACTGTACAGGAGGCGGAACGTATTACAGAAGCAGAAGTGATTCTTATTATCAACAGTGCTACTACATTCCAATGGACTTAGTCCTTGGCTTATAA
- a CDS encoding HipA domain-containing protein — protein sequence MKFIMMYHDEKIAAIEIDKDRLKEGEKFVIEYKTYNDMLLPFAIKQAITERKLEEFEAWFKHRIIPSYRKNIGLLAKELKSYPAAWTVKAHGASLTDGYWIRKEREKVTWKEVSCFDKKFDYSIGNLTFGLTSGRYNYNTPDITTAGAMPKTWRFKDGRTYLIKYGSAPDYLEPYNEKLATEILKRVCPVPFVTYDLVLIKGHVCSICENFMSPDLELVTAADLARTDIRPSYLTTNMYIRERCKSFGIPDHKTFLDYLHFADYIIDNKDRNLGNYGFLYSPGKCEFLGPAPIYDNGASFWTSDYPDIPSLDVHAEKNKAKELLTDLSGHFAPSLEALGDIADIAGQLYEQAPISDKAVKKITENLNFKLDVFEHEYERSKRHHRHEHEQEQDLER from the coding sequence ATGAAATTTATCATGATGTACCACGACGAAAAAATCGCGGCCATAGAAATAGATAAAGATAGATTAAAAGAGGGTGAGAAATTTGTCATTGAATATAAAACATATAATGATATGCTTCTCCCATTTGCTATAAAGCAGGCAATAACAGAAAGAAAACTAGAAGAATTCGAAGCGTGGTTTAAACACCGCATCATTCCCTCCTACAGAAAAAATATTGGGCTTCTTGCCAAAGAACTTAAAAGCTATCCTGCCGCATGGACGGTGAAGGCTCATGGAGCATCTCTTACAGACGGATATTGGATAAGAAAAGAAAGAGAAAAGGTAACTTGGAAAGAAGTATCCTGCTTTGATAAGAAGTTTGATTATTCAATTGGAAATCTGACATTCGGGCTTACATCAGGCCGTTATAACTATAATACGCCGGATATAACTACTGCGGGAGCGATGCCTAAAACATGGAGATTTAAAGATGGAAGGACATACCTTATCAAATACGGCTCAGCTCCGGATTATCTTGAGCCATACAATGAAAAACTCGCTACTGAGATTTTAAAGAGAGTATGCCCTGTGCCTTTTGTGACATACGACCTTGTTCTTATAAAGGGGCATGTATGCAGCATATGTGAAAACTTCATGTCTCCGGATCTCGAACTTGTAACAGCTGCTGATCTTGCAAGAACGGATATAAGACCTTCGTATCTTACAACCAATATGTACATCAGGGAAAGATGTAAGAGCTTTGGCATTCCTGATCATAAAACATTCTTAGATTACCTGCATTTTGCAGATTACATTATAGATAACAAAGACCGTAATCTTGGTAATTACGGGTTCTTATATTCGCCGGGAAAATGCGAGTTTCTAGGACCGGCGCCCATATACGATAACGGAGCTTCATTTTGGACGAGTGATTATCCAGACATACCGTCTTTGGATGTACATGCAGAAAAAAATAAAGCAAAAGAGCTTTTGACAGATCTTTCGGGACACTTTGCTCCTTCGCTGGAAGCACTTGGAGATATTGCAGATATAGCTGGACAGCTATACGAACAGGCCCCGATTTCAGATAAAGCAGTAAAAAAGATTACAGAAAATTTGAATTTCAAGCTTGATGTTTTTGAGCACGAATATGAAAGATCGAAAAGACATCATAGACACGAGCATGAACAGGAGCAGGATTTAGAAAGGTAA
- a CDS encoding uracil-DNA glycosylase — translation MNWEEFLEKELKTEYGISLNKFLEKERKEAEVFPCEEDVFKAFDRCPLEDIKAVIIGQDPYPTPGDAMGLAFSVNEGQKPPRSLNNIFKELHNEFGGVIRTNGDLSDWTKQGVFLLNTVLTVRSHEAGSHRKHGWETITDNAIKLIDGQEQPIVFMLWGNDAQRKETLLTNKNHLVLKAVHPSPLSARRGFFGCDHFIKANEYLTQNGKEPIKWM, via the coding sequence ATGAACTGGGAAGAATTTCTTGAAAAAGAATTAAAGACTGAATATGGGATAAGCCTTAACAAGTTCCTTGAAAAGGAAAGGAAAGAAGCAGAAGTATTTCCATGCGAAGAAGATGTGTTCAAGGCTTTTGACAGGTGTCCTTTAGAGGATATTAAGGCCGTCATCATTGGACAGGATCCATATCCTACCCCCGGTGATGCTATGGGGCTTGCCTTTTCAGTTAATGAAGGACAGAAACCACCAAGATCTTTAAATAATATCTTCAAAGAACTCCATAATGAATTTGGGGGAGTTATCAGAACTAACGGAGATCTTTCAGACTGGACAAAGCAGGGCGTATTTTTGTTAAATACAGTACTTACTGTCCGTTCGCATGAAGCTGGTTCCCATAGGAAACATGGATGGGAGACTATCACAGATAATGCCATAAAACTTATCGATGGGCAGGAACAGCCGATTGTTTTTATGCTCTGGGGTAATGACGCCCAGAGAAAGGAAACTTTACTTACAAACAAGAATCATCTTGTACTAAAGGCGGTACATCCAAGCCCGCTATCTGCAAGAAGGGGATTCTTTGGATGTGATCACTTTATAAAAGCCAATGAGTATCTTACCCAGAACGGCAAAGAACCGATCAAATGGATGTAA
- a CDS encoding thermonuclease family protein, with product MKKLSKFVILCLIGSCICSLGMNKQVKAPEENTVVNEAVAELKNLAISYAKEKTDEVTEAATEQASEKIGQIKEDIEKKLSLDTEKNENAFEEVILVSVVDGDTLVVIGEDGLEYKVRLIGIDTPESVHSDASKNNEYGKMASEHTKKLLSNTDVLYLEYDIHMTDKYNRTLAYVWTKKEPSGLEDMLNYQILSDGYAIDKVFKPNCKYAENFNKICKKANDGQKGLWQYDGYREIVER from the coding sequence ATGAAGAAGTTATCAAAATTTGTAATCCTCTGCCTGATCGGCAGCTGTATCTGTTCTTTAGGAATGAATAAGCAGGTAAAAGCCCCGGAAGAGAATACCGTTGTAAATGAAGCAGTAGCAGAACTTAAGAACCTTGCTATAAGCTATGCTAAAGAAAAGACAGATGAAGTAACCGAGGCTGCAACTGAACAGGCGTCTGAAAAGATAGGCCAGATAAAAGAAGATATTGAGAAAAAGCTCTCATTGGATACAGAAAAGAATGAAAATGCTTTTGAAGAAGTTATCCTTGTATCCGTTGTAGATGGAGACACTCTTGTCGTGATTGGCGAAGATGGCCTCGAATATAAGGTACGTCTTATTGGAATTGATACTCCTGAATCAGTGCACTCAGATGCATCTAAAAACAATGAGTATGGCAAGATGGCAAGTGAGCATACTAAGAAGCTTTTATCAAACACAGATGTGCTTTATCTTGAATACGACATCCATATGACAGATAAGTATAACAGGACTCTTGCTTATGTCTGGACAAAGAAAGAGCCTTCTGGACTGGAAGATATGCTGAACTATCAGATCCTTTCAGATGGATATGCAATTGATAAGGTATTTAAGCCAAACTGCAAGTACGCAGAAAACTTTAACAAGATCTGTAAGAAGGCAAATGACGGACAAAAAGGGCTTTGGCAGTATGATGGATACAGAGAAATTGTAGAAAGATAA